One Peromyscus leucopus breed LL Stock chromosome 6, UCI_PerLeu_2.1, whole genome shotgun sequence genomic region harbors:
- the Lamtor5 gene encoding ragulator complex protein LAMTOR5: MPPQMPASIIRPPGWSRVCTPSQGSFVFLVIALLPRSGSPGHVAAAISFRKERGRSTALNLVPLETPSGRPPRSHHVTESFREAGSVLLRGLGLGTIAGGMEATLEQHLEDTMKNPSIVGVLCTDSQGLNLGCRGTLSDEHAGVISVLAQQAAKLTSDPTDIPVVCLESDNGNIMIQKHDGITVAVHKMAS; the protein is encoded by the exons AGCCGCGTGTGCACCCCTTCCCAAGGGTCCTTTGTCTTCTTGGTGATTGCCTTACTGCCcag ATCTGGAAGCCCGGGTCACGTTGCAGCAGCTATATCTTTCCGTAAAGAGCGCGGACGCAGCACCGCGCTGAATTTGGTCCCTCTGGAGACGCCGTCCGGGCGCCCGCCTCGCTCACATCACGTGACCGAGTCTTTCCGTGAAGCAGGAAGCGTTTTGCTGCGGGGTCTAGGACTGGGGACGATAGCGGGCGGGATGGAAGCGACTTTGGAGCAGCATTTGGAGGACAC AATGAAGAATCCATCCATTGTTGGAGTCCTGTGCACAGATTCACAAGGACTTAATCTGGGCT GTCGTGGTACCCTGTCAGATGAGCATGCTGGAGTGATATCTGTTCTAGCCCAGCAAGCAGCTAAGCTAACCTCTGACCCCACTGATATTCCTGTGGTCTGTTTAGAATCAGATAATGG GAACATTATGATCCAGAAACACGATGGCATCACAGTGGCGGTGCACAAAATGGCCTCTTGA